The following proteins are encoded in a genomic region of bacterium:
- a CDS encoding HPr family phosphocarrier protein, with translation MIERVLVVKNKAGIHARPAALITQVATKFKCEVYIKKEEIAGWMNGKSLLGILSLEVFQGDRVILRCEGEDEKEAMKSITRLFGKRFNED, from the coding sequence TTGATTGAAAGGGTTTTGGTGGTAAAAAATAAGGCGGGTATTCATGCAAGGCCTGCGGCTTTGATTACCCAAGTAGCAACAAAGTTTAAATGTGAGGTCTATATAAAAAAGGAAGAGATTGCAGGATGGATGAATGGAAAGAGCCTTCTTGGAATATTGTCATTAGAGGTATTTCAAGGGGATAGGGTAATTTTAAGATGTGAAGGAGAAGACGAAAAAGAGGCTATGAAAAGCATAACAAGGCTATTTGGAAAAAGGTTTAATGAAGATTAA
- a CDS encoding type II toxin-antitoxin system RelE/ParE family toxin: MYTIAFLSAVRKDIKRLDKRLKEKIRNEEIRKIEKDPYIAEPLSSCFKGLWSYHFSYEGTEYRIVYEIYPKEKIVLIIMIRKREKFYEVLKRRIIG, from the coding sequence ATGTACACAATAGCCTTTTTATCTGCTGTAAGAAAAGATATTAAAAGGCTAGATAAAAGGCTTAAGGAGAAGATAAGAAATGAGGAGATTAGAAAGATTGAGAAAGATCCCTATATCGCTGAACCACTTTCTTCTTGTTTTAAGGGATTATGGTCTTATCATTTTTCTTATGAGGGAACAGAATATAGAATTGTATATGAGATTTATCCAAAAGAAAAGATTGTTTTAATAATTATGATTAGAAAAAGAGAAAAATTTTATGAGGTATTGAAAAGGAGAATTATCGGGTAA
- the ptsP gene encoding phosphoenolpyruvate--protein phosphotransferase: MKIKRFSGIGASSGIVKGKAYLFSLGRQMPIKRELKEKERKEEKAMLKYALEKTKEEISTVMEKIKDDFGAKFSDIFNVHLALLNDPTLIPVAEKNIEKGVNASYAFQEAVRMVIDNLSLHSGQAGRTIEILHDISSKMFYHLGERDYKRLEDLDEQVVLVARNISPYDTASIPKEKIAGILCSMGTQTSHAAILARALRIPAVLGISDIENIVLQDDIIILDGRKGLVIVNPGKKEEELYQRRKKEEELEKYFKEGLVHLPSKTKDGHRINLSANIELADEVHLIRKENADGIGLFRTEFLFVDRLDIPDEDEQTRVYSEIGEIAYPHYVTIRTLDIGEDKIPLFLKEKSFSSSLRAIRLLLKYKEIFKTQLRAILKANKMGNIKIMFPMVTCADELIKAIALLKEASDELKKEGKEFDEDIEIGTMIETPSSAIAADTLVELVDFFSIGTNDLIQYTLVVDRTSPDTAYLYEPLHPSILRLIKNVIDVGHKSGVWVAMCGEMASDSLYTPLLLGLGIDELSVNWDVMGRIRKAIRNITMDEAKQIAEKTLSLTKPEEIRKFLEKEVYG, translated from the coding sequence ATGAAGATTAAAAGGTTTTCTGGGATTGGTGCGTCCTCTGGGATTGTTAAAGGAAAGGCATATCTCTTTAGCCTTGGAAGGCAGATGCCTATAAAAAGGGAGTTAAAGGAAAAAGAACGCAAAGAAGAAAAGGCTATGTTAAAATATGCGCTGGAGAAGACAAAAGAGGAAATATCAACAGTAATGGAGAAGATAAAAGATGATTTTGGGGCTAAGTTTTCAGATATCTTTAATGTTCACCTCGCTTTATTAAATGACCCAACGCTTATTCCCGTTGCAGAGAAAAATATAGAAAAGGGGGTAAATGCTTCCTATGCTTTTCAAGAGGCTGTCCGCATGGTTATTGATAATCTATCTTTGCATTCTGGTCAAGCTGGAAGAACTATTGAAATTCTTCATGATATCTCGTCAAAGATGTTTTATCATCTTGGTGAAAGGGATTATAAAAGGTTGGAGGATTTAGATGAACAGGTTGTTCTTGTTGCAAGAAATATCTCGCCTTATGATACTGCCTCTATCCCAAAGGAAAAGATTGCAGGAATTCTATGTAGTATGGGAACGCAGACATCCCATGCGGCAATCCTTGCCAGGGCTTTAAGAATCCCTGCTGTTCTTGGGATTTCTGATATTGAGAATATTGTTTTACAAGATGATATTATAATCCTTGATGGAAGAAAGGGGCTGGTTATAGTAAATCCAGGAAAAAAAGAGGAGGAATTGTATCAAAGGAGAAAGAAGGAGGAGGAGCTTGAGAAATATTTTAAGGAAGGCCTTGTCCATCTTCCCTCAAAGACAAAGGATGGACATAGGATAAACCTCTCTGCAAATATTGAGCTTGCTGATGAGGTACATTTGATAAGAAAAGAGAATGCTGATGGCATAGGATTATTCAGGACAGAGTTTTTGTTCGTTGATAGGTTAGATATTCCAGATGAAGATGAACAAACAAGGGTCTATTCAGAGATAGGAGAGATTGCCTATCCACATTATGTTACCATAAGAACACTTGATATTGGTGAGGATAAGATACCCTTGTTTTTAAAAGAAAAATCCTTTTCTTCTTCCTTGAGGGCAATTAGGCTTTTATTGAAATATAAGGAGATATTTAAAACCCAGCTAAGGGCAATACTAAAGGCAAATAAAATGGGGAATATTAAGATTATGTTTCCTATGGTTACTTGTGCTGATGAGCTGATTAAAGCAATCGCTCTTTTGAAAGAGGCAAGTGATGAGCTTAAAAAGGAGGGAAAAGAATTTGATGAGGATATAGAGATAGGGACAATGATTGAGACGCCCTCCTCTGCTATTGCAGCTGATACATTGGTAGAGCTTGTAGATTTCTTTTCTATTGGCACAAATGACCTAATTCAATATACCCTTGTTGTTGACAGAACGAGCCCTGATACAGCCTATCTTTACGAGCCATTACATCCTTCAATTTTAAGGCTTATAAAAAATGTTATTGATGTTGGTCATAAATCTGGGGTGTGGGTTGCGATGTGTGGTGAAATGGCATCAGATTCTTTATATACACCCCTCCTTCTTGGATTAGGAATTGATGAGTTAAGTGTCAATTGGGATGTAATGGGAAGAATAAGAAAGGCAATAAGAAATATAACAATGGATGAAGCAAAGCAAATAGCAGAAAAAACCCTTTCTTTAACAAAACCAGAGGAGATAAGGAAATTTTTGGAAAAGGAGGTATATGGATAA
- a CDS encoding Asp23/Gls24 family envelope stress response protein — translation MERKIGEVKVSNEAIASIAGITASNVDGVVGLSGGIRDGIVNILTRGQVTKGVKVEVGQEEVIVDVSIILRYGVKIFDVSFSVQEAVKKAIQDMTGLRVVEVNVFVEGVEIVEKEERRLK, via the coding sequence ATGGAAAGAAAAATAGGCGAGGTAAAGGTAAGTAATGAAGCAATAGCATCAATTGCTGGTATTACAGCATCAAATGTTGATGGTGTTGTTGGTTTAAGTGGAGGTATAAGAGATGGAATTGTCAATATCTTAACTAGAGGACAGGTTACAAAAGGGGTAAAGGTAGAGGTTGGGCAGGAGGAGGTTATTGTTGATGTCTCAATAATTTTAAGATATGGGGTAAAGATTTTTGATGTCTCCTTTTCTGTCCAGGAGGCTGTAAAAAAAGCAATTCAAGATATGACAGGCTTAAGGGTGGTTGAGGTAAATGTCTTTGTTGAGGGTGTTGAAATAGTAGAAAAGGAGGAAAGGAGATTAAAA